Proteins from one Cervus canadensis isolate Bull #8, Minnesota chromosome 25, ASM1932006v1, whole genome shotgun sequence genomic window:
- the MYL6B gene encoding myosin light chain 6B isoform X1, with the protein MGDGDGCPRRHTVLWPPDIMPPKKDVPVKKPVGPPAASKPAAKPAVGPPPSRVELPPPVPLILEKPAKPQEPPIDLSKVVIEFNKDQLEEFKEAFELYDRVGDGKIQFSQCGDVMRALGQNPTNAEVLRVMGYPKSDELKSRRVDFETFLPMLQAVAKLPDRGSYQDYLEGLRVFDKEQNGKVMGAELRHVLTTLGERMTEEEVESVLAGHEDSSGCINYEAFLKHILSV; encoded by the exons ATGGGTGATGG AGATGGGTGCCCCCGTCGGCACACTGTCCTTTGGCCACCCGACATCATGCCTCCCAAGAAGGATGTTCCCGTGAAGAAACCAGTGGGGCCCCCTGCTGCCTCCAAGCCTGCTGCTAAGCCCGCAGTAGGGCCCCCTCCATCCAGGGTTGAGCTACCACCACCTGTCCCTCTAATCCTTGAGAAACCTGCGAAACCCCAGGAGCCCCCCATCGATCTCTCCAAAGTGGTG ATCGAGTTTAACAAGGACCAGCTGGAGG AGTTCAAGGAGGCCTTCGAACTGTATGACCGAGTTGGGGATGGCAAGATCCAGTTCAGCCAGTGTGGGGACGTGATGAGGGCTCTGGGCCAGAACCCCACCAACGCCGAGGTGCTCAGGGTCATGGGATACCCCAAGAGTGATG AGCTGAAGTCCCGGCGTGTGGACTTTGAGACCTTCCTGCCCATGCTCCAGGCAGTCGCCAAGTTGCCGGACCGAGGCTCATACCAGGACTACCTGGAGGGCCTCCGGGTGTTTGACAAAGAGCAGAACGGCAAAGTCATGGGGGCCGAGCTCAGACATGTCCTCACCACCCTGG GAGAGAGGATGACTGAAGAGGAGGTGGAGTCTGTTTTGGCAGGGCACGAGGACAGCAGTGGCTGCATCAACTATGAAG CCTTCCTGAAGCACATCCTAAGCGTCTGA
- the MYL6 gene encoding myosin light polypeptide 6 isoform X5 has product MRALGQNPTNAEVLKVLGNPKSDEMNVKVLDFEHFLPMLQTVAKNKDQGTYEDYVEGLRVFDKEGNGTVMGAEIRHVLVTLGEKMTEEEVEMLVAGHEDSNGCINYEELVRMVLNG; this is encoded by the exons ATGAGGGCCCTGGGCCAGAATCCCACCAACGCCGAGGTGCTCAAAGTCCTGGGGAACCCCAAGAGTGATG AAATGAACGTGAAGGTCCTGGACTTTGAGCACTTCCTGCCCATGCTGCAGACTGTGGCCAAGAACAAGGACCAGGGCACCTACGAGGACTATGTCGAAGGCCTTCGGGTGTTTGACAAGGAAGGGAACGGCACTGTCATGGGTGCTGAGATCCGGCACGTTCTCGTCACACTGG GtgagaagatgacagaggaagaagTAGAGATGCTGGTGGCAGGGCATGAGGACAGCAACGGCTGTATCAACTACGAAG agcTTGTCCGCATGGTGCTGAATGGCTGA
- the MYL6 gene encoding myosin light polypeptide 6 isoform X4 — protein MCDFTEDQTAEFKEAFQLFDRTGDGKILYSQCGDVMRALGQNPTNAEVLKVLGNPKSDEMNVKVLDFEHFLPMLQTVAKNKDQGTYEDYVEGLRVFDKEGNGTVMGAEIRHVLVTLGEKMTEEEVEMLVAGHEDSNGCINYEAFVRHILSG, from the exons ATG TGTGACTTCACCGAGGATCAGACCGCAG AGTTCAAGGAGGCCTTCCAGCTGTTTGACCGAACGGGGGATGGCAAGATCCTGTACAGCCAGTGTGGGGACGTGATGAGGGCCCTGGGCCAGAATCCCACCAACGCCGAGGTGCTCAAAGTCCTGGGGAACCCCAAGAGTGATG AAATGAACGTGAAGGTCCTGGACTTTGAGCACTTCCTGCCCATGCTGCAGACTGTGGCCAAGAACAAGGACCAGGGCACCTACGAGGACTATGTCGAAGGCCTTCGGGTGTTTGACAAGGAAGGGAACGGCACTGTCATGGGTGCTGAGATCCGGCACGTTCTCGTCACACTGG GtgagaagatgacagaggaagaagTAGAGATGCTGGTGGCAGGGCATGAGGACAGCAACGGCTGTATCAACTACGAAG CGTTTGTGAGGCATATCCTGTCGGGGTGA
- the MYL6B gene encoding myosin light chain 6B isoform X2 — MPPKKDVPVKKPVGPPAASKPAAKPAVGPPPSRVELPPPVPLILEKPAKPQEPPIDLSKVVIEFNKDQLEEFKEAFELYDRVGDGKIQFSQCGDVMRALGQNPTNAEVLRVMGYPKSDELKSRRVDFETFLPMLQAVAKLPDRGSYQDYLEGLRVFDKEQNGKVMGAELRHVLTTLGERMTEEEVESVLAGHEDSSGCINYEAFLKHILSV, encoded by the exons ATGCCTCCCAAGAAGGATGTTCCCGTGAAGAAACCAGTGGGGCCCCCTGCTGCCTCCAAGCCTGCTGCTAAGCCCGCAGTAGGGCCCCCTCCATCCAGGGTTGAGCTACCACCACCTGTCCCTCTAATCCTTGAGAAACCTGCGAAACCCCAGGAGCCCCCCATCGATCTCTCCAAAGTGGTG ATCGAGTTTAACAAGGACCAGCTGGAGG AGTTCAAGGAGGCCTTCGAACTGTATGACCGAGTTGGGGATGGCAAGATCCAGTTCAGCCAGTGTGGGGACGTGATGAGGGCTCTGGGCCAGAACCCCACCAACGCCGAGGTGCTCAGGGTCATGGGATACCCCAAGAGTGATG AGCTGAAGTCCCGGCGTGTGGACTTTGAGACCTTCCTGCCCATGCTCCAGGCAGTCGCCAAGTTGCCGGACCGAGGCTCATACCAGGACTACCTGGAGGGCCTCCGGGTGTTTGACAAAGAGCAGAACGGCAAAGTCATGGGGGCCGAGCTCAGACATGTCCTCACCACCCTGG GAGAGAGGATGACTGAAGAGGAGGTGGAGTCTGTTTTGGCAGGGCACGAGGACAGCAGTGGCTGCATCAACTATGAAG CCTTCCTGAAGCACATCCTAAGCGTCTGA
- the MYL6 gene encoding myosin light polypeptide 6 isoform X3 has translation MCDFTEDQTAEFKEAFQLFDRTGDGKILYSQCGDVMRALGQNPTNAEVLKVLGNPKSDEMNVKVLDFEHFLPMLQTVAKNKDQGTYEDYVEGLRVFDKEGNGTVMGAEIRHVLVTLGEKMTEEEVEMLVAGHEDSNGCINYEELVRMVLNG, from the exons ATG TGTGACTTCACCGAGGATCAGACCGCAG AGTTCAAGGAGGCCTTCCAGCTGTTTGACCGAACGGGGGATGGCAAGATCCTGTACAGCCAGTGTGGGGACGTGATGAGGGCCCTGGGCCAGAATCCCACCAACGCCGAGGTGCTCAAAGTCCTGGGGAACCCCAAGAGTGATG AAATGAACGTGAAGGTCCTGGACTTTGAGCACTTCCTGCCCATGCTGCAGACTGTGGCCAAGAACAAGGACCAGGGCACCTACGAGGACTATGTCGAAGGCCTTCGGGTGTTTGACAAGGAAGGGAACGGCACTGTCATGGGTGCTGAGATCCGGCACGTTCTCGTCACACTGG GtgagaagatgacagaggaagaagTAGAGATGCTGGTGGCAGGGCATGAGGACAGCAACGGCTGTATCAACTACGAAG agcTTGTCCGCATGGTGCTGAATGGCTGA
- the MYL6 gene encoding myosin light polypeptide 6 isoform X2 — protein MRRLGRLAAGGEEFKEAFQLFDRTGDGKILYSQCGDVMRALGQNPTNAEVLKVLGNPKSDEMNVKVLDFEHFLPMLQTVAKNKDQGTYEDYVEGLRVFDKEGNGTVMGAEIRHVLVTLGEKMTEEEVEMLVAGHEDSNGCINYEAFVRHILSG, from the exons ATGAGGCGGCTGGGCAGGCTTGCTGCAGGCGGAGAGG AGTTCAAGGAGGCCTTCCAGCTGTTTGACCGAACGGGGGATGGCAAGATCCTGTACAGCCAGTGTGGGGACGTGATGAGGGCCCTGGGCCAGAATCCCACCAACGCCGAGGTGCTCAAAGTCCTGGGGAACCCCAAGAGTGATG AAATGAACGTGAAGGTCCTGGACTTTGAGCACTTCCTGCCCATGCTGCAGACTGTGGCCAAGAACAAGGACCAGGGCACCTACGAGGACTATGTCGAAGGCCTTCGGGTGTTTGACAAGGAAGGGAACGGCACTGTCATGGGTGCTGAGATCCGGCACGTTCTCGTCACACTGG GtgagaagatgacagaggaagaagTAGAGATGCTGGTGGCAGGGCATGAGGACAGCAACGGCTGTATCAACTACGAAG CGTTTGTGAGGCATATCCTGTCGGGGTGA
- the MYL6 gene encoding myosin light polypeptide 6 isoform X1, whose translation MRRLGRLAAGGEEFKEAFQLFDRTGDGKILYSQCGDVMRALGQNPTNAEVLKVLGNPKSDEMNVKVLDFEHFLPMLQTVAKNKDQGTYEDYVEGLRVFDKEGNGTVMGAEIRHVLVTLGEKMTEEEVEMLVAGHEDSNGCINYEELVRMVLNG comes from the exons ATGAGGCGGCTGGGCAGGCTTGCTGCAGGCGGAGAGG AGTTCAAGGAGGCCTTCCAGCTGTTTGACCGAACGGGGGATGGCAAGATCCTGTACAGCCAGTGTGGGGACGTGATGAGGGCCCTGGGCCAGAATCCCACCAACGCCGAGGTGCTCAAAGTCCTGGGGAACCCCAAGAGTGATG AAATGAACGTGAAGGTCCTGGACTTTGAGCACTTCCTGCCCATGCTGCAGACTGTGGCCAAGAACAAGGACCAGGGCACCTACGAGGACTATGTCGAAGGCCTTCGGGTGTTTGACAAGGAAGGGAACGGCACTGTCATGGGTGCTGAGATCCGGCACGTTCTCGTCACACTGG GtgagaagatgacagaggaagaagTAGAGATGCTGGTGGCAGGGCATGAGGACAGCAACGGCTGTATCAACTACGAAG agcTTGTCCGCATGGTGCTGAATGGCTGA